The Lusitaniella coriacea LEGE 07157 genome contains the following window.
TTGCCGCTTATCTATTGATAATGGCTATTGTATTTATATGAATATCCTCATGTATATAGATGCAATCCCCTATGTCTATAGATAGATCCGAGGACTTATGAGCGTAAGACCCCTTTGTCTATAGATAAACCCTTTTGTATCTATGCACTCACCATCTATCTATTGATAATAGCTGTTGTCTTTATATGGACACCCATGTACACAGATACAATCCCCTATGTGTATAGATAGACTCTCTATCCACTGTCGTACCCCTTTGTAGATAGATAAAAAGTGAAGTCCTTGTTTACTCACGAGCTATCAGTGACGAATGGTTTTGTTTATAGATAGCAGATGAACTCAAAATCCCCGCCGCGCGCTCTCGCAGAGATCCGCTTCGCGGTGCGCCAAATTTCATCGGCTCAATTCTGACGGCGCGTGCCTGAGAATTCCCCCCGCTATTTTCCGGTTACAAGGTCACAGAACGCTCCAAGGGGCATCAACTCCCCCGAAACGTTCTCGCACATTGGGTTACAGGGGTTACAGGGTAAACTTCCCCGGTTATAAATTCAGAACAAAAAATTTTTCCTTTTTTTTCGCATGGCAATACTTTTACTCTGTGTACTATGTAACCTACTGTGCTGCGTTGTTTCAGCGATTTTTGAGGCAATCCCGCGATCGCGAACCCATCTGGCAACGTTTCCACTTGCGTCAGCGATCTCCCAGGAAACCTTCTAGGCGGCTCTCTAAAGGTTTACAGGGTTTCGACTTGACTCTAATTATCGGCAAGATCGCGTAAAACAACACGATCAGTAGATGCTGTTAAGTTATATTGCTGCAATAAATAAACTGCATCTACTTTGAAACCCATAGTTTTTCCTACAGAAAAAACTCTAGTTCTCTATCTGGACGGGGTATATAAGTTATATTAGACCTGATCGAAAAACGGAGGAAACGATGAAGTTCATTCGCCCTAGCTTGGTTTTATTAGCACTTTTTCTATTGTCCGGGTGTGAAGAAGCTATCGTTACGGCAAAAGAGAACGTAGTTTCCTGTCCGACTGGCGTGAAGTTTGGCATTTTTATTGTTAGTCCCGATGAAACCTCAGTAGAAGTAGAAGGGGAGATAACAGATCGCGCCTTAAACGATTTCAATTGCATGATGAGCAGATACCCGGATATTGACCTGTTGAATTTAGTTGATGTACCGGGGTCAGATGTCAGCGTTTCAGATGACAATTTGACGGATACTGCCCTTGAGTTAGGTCGAGCTATTTTTATAAATGATATTGACACCCATCTTGTCGATGGCGGATCTGTTTCTTCGGGAGGAACAGATTTACTCGCATCGGGTCGCAACATTTCTGTTGGCGATGACGTAGAAATTGGCGTACACTCCTGGGGAGGCGGTTGGGATGGGAATGGGAGTGCCACAGCATCGGACATTGCTTACTTTCCAGACCATAAACACCCAGAACATCAAAAATATCTGAAGTACTATCCAAATGTTGGCTTCGATCGCGAAAAAGGATGTCAGTTTTATTTCTTCACCATCCAATCTGCAACTACGGATGAGATGCACTATATGACTGAGGCAGAAATCAATTTGTATTTTTATAACAAGGATACGCCACCTCAAGAATCTATACGGGAATGTCCTTAGCTTTAAAGTCTACTCAAACTCTATCAATCTACGGAAACATCAAAGTTTAACTGTTGTTTCTCGCCGATTGATTTTTTGTCCTGTACAAAGCTGCGATTGTTGAGTTAGAGAAGTCTAGCTTTAGCCATAACAGTTAGGACAGTACAAATTCACAGCATTTCTCTCCCCCAACTCCCTCAGCTCGCCTTCACTGATGTCCTATACCCCGTCCAGATAGATAACTCTGAGGACTCATAAGTGCAACACCCCTTTGTCTATAGATAAACCCTCCATCTACTGCTGTACCCTTTTGGGGATAGATAAAGAGTGCAGTCTTTGTCAACCCACGAGTTATCAGTGATGAATGGTTTTGTTCATAGATAGCAGATGAACTCAAAATCCCCGCCGCGCGCTCTCGCAGAGATCCGCTTCGCGGTGCGCCAAATTTCATCGACTCAATTCCTACGGCGCGCCTGAGAATTCCCCGCCGCTATTTTCCAAATCCTCGTTTACCTCAGTTGAGTTGTGCGATCTCAATACGAGCTAACCTATCCCCCAAATCGTCTACCGACGACTTCAGAGAAGCTTCAAGCGAAACCAATTGCAAATAGATAGCTGGCAACGTCGCCTCTCCCTCGGAATACTCTACCAATAACTCAATAAGCAAGCGCTTGGCTGCTGGGCTTAAGCTCTCACCCTCTCTCCTATAATTCTCCAAGCCCAAAAGCTGACTTTCACTAAGCCGGAATTGAATCCGATTCGTCTCACCTAAAAAGTCCATTACGCTACCTGGATACAATTGTATCCACTATCTTACTCGGATACAATTGTATCCGTCTGCCTTGTGACAGTTGCAACGAAAGAATGCAGGTTTGAGCGCCCAACTGTCACACTATTTCCGATCCGTAGTCACAAAATACAGATATATATATATCTACTTTTCCTGACTACCAGTTAGGGGACTACAAAAAACCTCCCATCCCCTTTTTTCTGGGGCGGCAAGGGGAGGGAGCGCGATCACATCCCTTCAACTGGCATCGTTTCCACTTCCGATGGCAGATAAGGACAACATGGGACATTCCGGGACATTGGCAGCATCAGAAGCTATCCAGAGCGAGTCTAGACGGCTCTTGATGCGGGTTATTGTAAGTACTCCAATATTTCCTATCGAACGACAGGTTCACCTCGCCGCTTATAGCGTTTGATATCTGCGGGAATCTCAAAGCTTTGAGGCAATGACGCAAACTTCACTACCGCGTGACCATGAAGCTTATAGGTTTTCAGTTCGTGAAGCGCGATCGCAGGAGCATCCACAACTTCATCCTCAATGGGTGTCTCTGGGAACAACACTAGGCAAGCGAATGGGTTAGATTGCCCGTTGAGAGCTTCAGGTTTGTGCTGGGGCTGTGGAACGTATCGGGTTCCAAATTTAGGTTTTTAACCCCGTGTATTCGCAGTACATGGGGTTTTGGATTGGGACTCGCGATCGCGCGACAAATTATTGTAGAAAAACACGGAGGAACCCTCACCTGTCACTCCGAACCGGGGAAAGGAACCACATTCATAATTGAAATTCCCCTGCAAGCATAAGCATTCATTGCAAGCTTTGGGAATACTGAAAAGTAGAGATGTTTTGCGCTCTCTTACAGTGTAACCAGAGAATAATGATGACCAGCACTCTCGTAACTCTCCCCGATTATCAGATTACCGAGAAAATCTACGAAGGCTCCCGCACCGTTGTCTATCGCGGACAGGAGGTTGAGAACGAGAAACCCGTCGTCATCAAACTGATGCGCAATGAGTATCCCTCTTTTCGGGAATTGGTGCAGTTTCGCAATCAGTACGCGATCGCGTGCAACCTCAACCTTGAAGGAATTATCCAATCCATTGCCCTAGAGCGCTACGAGAACCGCTATGCCCTAATTATGGAAGATACGGGGGGCATCTCTTTAGCCGAGTA
Protein-coding sequences here:
- a CDS encoding ATP-binding protein, producing MLGLWNVSGSKFRFLTPCIRSTWGFGLGLAIARQIIVEKHGGTLTCHSEPGKGTTFIIEIPLQA
- a CDS encoding serine/threonine protein kinase; amino-acid sequence: MMTSTLVTLPDYQITEKIYEGSRTVVYRGQEVENEKPVVIKLMRNEYPSFRELVQFRNQYAIACNLNLEGIIQSIALERYENRYALIMEDTGGISLAEYKQQSSLSFQQFLNIAIQIAEILQQLHNNSIIHKDIKPANILIHPNTNQIKLIDFSI